Sequence from the Maribacter algicola genome:
ATTTTGAGGATTCAGGCAATTTGGTTAATGTAGGGGATTATCCTACCAACTTTTCACCAACCCTGCAATAGCTCTAAAATGATAAGAACTAACAAAAAAGATGCATTTTAGTGCATCTTTTTTGTTTTGGAAAAAACCCAAAAAAACAATTTTTGTTTAAAAGGGAAAGGCATATCTTTGCAGCCTGAAAATCAGAGCATTTTTTAAGATATTTTTAAAGTAATATATAAACAGATTAGTAATGTCAAAAGTTACAGGTAAAGTTTCGCAAATCATTGGACCCGTGGTTGATGTAGAATTTCAGTCGGGAGATGACCTTCCTAAAATCTATGACTCCTTGGAGATAACCAATAAGGACAATTCAAAATTGGTTTTGGAAGTTCAGTCGCATGTTGGAGAGAATACAGTTAGGACCATCTCAATGGATTCTACCGACGGATTGAGCAGGGGAACTGAAGTCGTTGCTACAGGTGCTGCGATTCAGATGCCTATAGGGGATGATGTATACGGACGTCTGTTTAATGTTATTGGTGATGCTATTGATGGATTGGGCAATTTGCCCAAATCCGGTAAGGATGGTTTGCCTATTCACAGGGAAGCTCCAAAGTTTGAGGACCTTTCCACTTCTACAGAGGTACTGTTTACCGGTATTAAGGTAATCGATTTGATCGAACCTTATGCGAAAGGTGGTAAGATTGGTCTTTTTGGTGGTGCTGGTGTTGGAAAAACGGTTTTGATCCAAGAATTGATCAATAACATTGCCAAAGGACACGGTGGACTTTCCGTGTTTGCCGGTGTTGGAGAAAGAACCCGTGAGGGGAACGATTTACTTCGTGAGATGTTGGAGTCCGGTATTATTAAATACGGTGATGATTTTATGCACTCCATGGAAGAAGGTGGATGGGATTTGTCCAAAGTGGATAAAAAGGCCATGAAGGATTCCAAAGCGACATTCGTTTTTGGACAGATGAACGAACCACCGGGAGCACGTGCCCGTGTAGCCCTTTCTGGTTTGACCATTGCCGAGTATTTCCGTGACGGTTCAGGGGAAGGACAAGGAAAAGACGTTCTTTTCTTCGTTGATAATATTTTCCGATTTACGCAAGCCGGTTCAGAAGTATCTGCATTGTTAGGTCGTATGCCTTCTGCGGTAGGTTACCAACCAACATTGGCTACTGAGATGGGTGCTATGCAGGAACGAATTACTTCGACCAAAAGAGGTTCCATTACTTCGGTACAGGCGGTTTACGTACCTGCGGATGACTTAACTGACCCGGCTCCCGCAACTACTTTTGCCCATTTGGACGCTACAACGGTACTTTCCAGAAAGATTGCCGAATTGGGTATCTACCCAGCGGTAGATCCCTTGGATTCCACTTCTAGGATCTTAACACCGGAGATTTTAGGAAAAAACCATTATGCTTGTGCACAACGTGTTAAAGAGTTGTTGCAACGTTATAAAGAGTTACAGGACATTATCGCGATTTTGGGTATGGAAGAATTGTCCGAAGAGGATAAACTGGCTGTAGGTCGTGCAAGACGTGTACAGCGTTTTCTATCCCAACCCTTCCACGTTGCCGAGCAGTTTACGGGTATCCCAGGAGTCCTTGTAGATATTAAGGAGACCATAAAAGGGTTTAATATGATTATGGACGGTGAGTTGGATCACTTGCCAGAATCTGCCTTCAACCTAAAAGGTACTATCGAAGAGGCTATTGAAGCAGGAGAAAAAATGCTTGCCGAAGCGTAAACAGTTAATAGTTTAAAGTTATTAGTTCATAGTTTTAGTTACTTGTACTCTTAACTTTTAACTTAAAACTCATAACTAGAGAAGTATGTATTTAGAAATTGTATCGCCCGAGGCAACTTTATTTTCAGGAGAGGTGGCTTCAGTAACCGTTCCCGGTATAAATGGGGAATTTCAAATGTTGCAAAACCACGCACCCATTGTTTCCCTTTTGCAGGAAGGAAAGGTAAAGGTTCAAGGTAATGTCTCTCTGGATGAGGAATTTGCTTCCAAATTCACCAAAGATCAAAATGGAAATACGGTTTTGGAGATTTCCAGTGGTACCGTGGAACTGAAAGATAATAAAGTGATTGTTTTGGCGGATTAAAAAGGCCTCCCCTAACCCCTCCAAAAGACGGGGACTAAAATAATAATGACCCAATTCGAATGAATTGGGTTTTTTATTGCCCCTTTAGTGGACTATAAGGGTGTTAATTCCGTATTTTTTGTCTTTTGATTTCTGCTCTGTTTTTAACTCTCAAACTCCAATAAATCCCCGGGCTGACATTCTAAGACCTTGCAAATTGCTTCAAGTGTTGAAAATCGAATCGCCTTTGCCTTACCCGATTTCAAAATGGAAAGGTTGGCTTCTGTTATACCAATGGCTTCAGCAAGTTCCTTGCTCTTCATTTTCCGTTTTGCCAACATGACATCTAAGTTTACGACGATTCCCATACTAAATCGTTAAATCGTTTTCATTTTGAACTTTAAGTCCTCTTTTGAAAATTGCAGCAATAAAGAGCAAAAACACACCGAATATTAAACTGAGAATCAAATTATGGATCCCATTCATTATTGAAATATTCAGTATTATCAGCCGTAACGATAAATATACTATTGGGAAAACCAATATATTGATCATTGCCAATATTTTTAAATGACGAATGGCCGCTGGACTAAAAAGAACTGCCGACTTGAATGATTTCAAAATCATTGACAAACTGTAAAGAAATCCACCACCGTAAATTAAAACTAGTGTGATGCTTATTATGATGGAAGTTTTATAATCACCCTTGACGTCAAAGTAGGGGAACAGTGGAAAAGGAATGGTAAAACGACCATCTTTTAGTTCATAATTGCCTATAACAAAGGAAAGTAAAATAAAAAGTGCCAAAACTAAGGAGCCAATGGCCCCTAAGCGGAAAACATAGAACAAATAACTTGAGACTGATTTTGGACCAAACATTTTCATAACAAAATTATTGTTTAACAATAACAAATATAAAATAATTATTGAAAAACAATAATAAAATATTGTAAAAAGAAACAATTAGTTCCAATCCCAATAGACCAATTCCCAGGAAATACCCTCGGATACCTGGGTTTGCAGGATTTTAAATCCTACACTCAAATGGGCGTTTAAGGAACGTTTGTTGCTTGCGGCCACTTCGGTAATTAGTCCGTCAAAATCTTGTTGAAGTTGTCGTTTATAAAAGGAATACAACCCCCTAAATACCCCTTGACCCCTAAATTCCTTGGCAACACAGATTTGTCCCATGGCCAAGTACTTTTTTCCGGCCAAGAAAATATCCGACATTTTGAACATGGGGGACAGAAGAGGAATTTCGGAACCGAATTTCCGTGTCATGCATAAGGCATAGCCTATAACTTCATCATTAACCTTTGCGATGATATGTGGACAATCCGTATTCATCAGCTTCAACAAATCAAAAGTGTGGATGACCGTTAAAAAGCCCTCCTTTGACTTTTCTTCATCGGAAAGGAAACTTGGTGTATTGTTTTGTTGAAGCTCCAGGATGTCATGTAGATCCTCGTCCGAGGTGGCGCGACAGTAGTGTATATCCATCTATTTCAGCTTTAACCAGTCCTTCCTGGCATCGCGTTGCTTTTTTGTCAATTCATCCCCTTCTTTCTCCGAAGGATAAATAACATATATGGGACTGGGAACCAATTTTGCTTGGGTTGTTTTTGGCTTTCCAAATCTTTCAAATTCAATTTTTAGGACATCTCCTGGGTTAAATTGAGATAGGAAGTCATCAAATTGTTGCCCATTAGGAAATGCGCTCCCATTAATGGAGGTAATAATATCCCCTTTATCCAAACCTGCTATGTATGCAGGACTTCCCATTTTTGGATTCGTGGTTATTTCGCCATGGCCGTCTCCATTCAAACGAGCGGAAATTCCTAAATAAGCCGACTCAGCCTTTGTTTCAAGTGCTACACCTACTATTTCAAAAAGGCTTTTGTAATTGGGCATTTCGCTTTTATAGATATAGGAATTAAAGAAAGTATCGGCAAACTTCTTTCCGGCATATTCGCCCAATGTGTTTTGTAAGTCCTTTATTTTATAGGGAATTTGGGTCTTACCAAATTTTTCCCAAACAAGTTTCATGTACCCATCCAAGTTCAATCCTTTTTCCCTTAAAGCAAGGTCTAGGGCCAAGCCCAAAACACTACCATACGAATAATAGGAAATGAACGTATTCTCCCTGTTGACAGGATCGACCGAAGTGGCGGCATCTACAAAAGGTGCCTGGTAGCTCATCTCTATGGGGTTGAAAAATTGTCTGGCCGGTGAGTTCCATACATAATTGAACGTTCCCGTTAGACCTTCTATATATTCCTCAGGTGTCATTAATCCCGCCCTACAGAGTATTAGGTTTGTGTAATAACTCGTAAAACCTTCAGCAAACCAAAGGGCCCCGCTCATATTGGCTTTTTCAAAGTCGAAGGGCTCCAAACTTTTTGGACGTATCCTTTCTACGTTCCAAGCGTGAAAAAACTCGTGGGAAACGGTTCCAATATTTCGCTCCATACCTCCGTCGGCCAAACTTCTAGTACTTGTTAAAATGGTCGAATTTCGATGCTCCATACCGTCGCCCGATGCATTGGGGATATAACAGGCTAGAAACGTATATCGGCCATAATCAAAATTGGGCAATTCTCCATAAACCTCCTTTTCTGTCAAGACCGTTTTCTTTACCTTTTCAAAATAAGTATTCAGTTCCTCATCCGTTCCGTTGTGGTGGAGAACAAACTGGATTTTTTGTCCGTCCACATCAAATTCCCTCATGTCAAAATCACTAATTTCTACGGGACTATCCATAAAATACTGCAAGTTGGGTGCCGTATAGGTGGTACCTGAAACCAAGGGTAGTTGCGTGGCAACCTTCCAATTCAAATCTTCTCTTGTATCAAAAGTGACTTCGATGGGTCTTTCCTCCAAACTTGGTGCAAACATAAAAGTAGCCGGTATATTTAAATGGGCATGGGTTTCGTCTATTTGTGAATATGTACCGCCCCCACGGTTTGCAAATAGGATATACTCGATTTTTACGGTACCGTCATGACCAAGTATTTCCCATTGGTATGGGTCTGGCCTATTCACTTTCAAGGGACTTCCATTACCGTCGTAGGCTTTAAGCCCATAGACATTCTTTGCAAATTCGTGAAGGGCATACCTCCCTGGGGAAGTCCTGCTCATACGTACCGATAGGGTATCTGTGGTAACGGCCGGAAAAGTCGCCGTAATTATCGCTTCGTGGTGGACCGCATTCGGAAAGGAAATGGTGTAGGTGTTGGTTTGTGCCCACGAAAACGAAATTGCACAGAATAGTATAAATAGAGGACGTATGGATTTCATAATAAAAGAATTTGAAACATCGGTTTTAAATATACAGATTTACGGATTGAATTTTTGAGTTTAGGTCGTAAATGACAATATAAATACGCACTTGGTAGTAGTTTGCGAATTACCTGCCGGTACCATAAAAAATAGCATCAAAAAATATTTTTCTCTTTGGGTTTTTTGATAGATTGTGCTTTAAATTTGATGGAATGGTAGACCTTCCCAAAAAACTTCAAAAAAAACTTGATGAGAGAGCAAGTGATGGATCTTTAAGACAGTTGAGCTTTCCTTCTGGATTGGTTGATTTCTCCTCGAACGATTACTTGGGTTTTGCCAAGAACGAAACCCTTTTCTCCAAGACTTTCCAATTATTGTTAAAACATAATATAAGCCAAAACGGGGCTACAGGTTCTCGATTACTGACTGGAAACCATTTCCTGTTTCAGGATTTGGAATCCAAATTGGCACAGATCCATAATACTGAGAATGCCCTAGTTTTTAATTCAGGGTACGATGCCAATATCGGATTTTTTGGGTGTATTCCGCAACGGGGGGATTTTGTCTTTTATGATGAACTTGTACATGCCAGTATCCGCGATGGATTGCAATTGAGCCATGCCAAGAGCTATAAATTCGGGCATAACGACCTATCGGATTTAAAGGAGAAAATCAAAAATACGTTATTGGATGAAGCGGATGTGGAAGTGTACATCGTTACGGAATCCGTTTTTTCCATGGATGGTGACTCCCCGGATTTAAAACAGTTCGCGTCCTTTTGTGAATCCGAAGGGTATAGACTGGTAGTAGATGAGGCACATGCCTTTGGCGTTATTGGAAAACAAGGTCTTGGGTTGGTACAGGACTCGGGATTGGAAAAGGCCATCTTTGCAAGGATCGTTACTTTTGGAAAGGCCCTAGGCGTTCATGGAGCGGCAGTACTTGGTAGCAATGCCCTTAGAGATTATCTCATAAATTTTTCCCGAAGCTTTATATATACAACGGCACTGCCTCCACATGATATCATCGGTATTTTATCCTCCCATGAATTTTTGGCCGCTGAAGGAAAGGCCCAACGCAGCCTTCTTATGGATAATATAGCATATTTTAAGAGCCAGGCGAAGAAAATGAAGTTGGCGGCCAATCTAGTCGATAGTGATTCTGCGATTCAATCCGTAATTATATCGGGCAACGAAAAAACCAGAAAGATTTCAGCTAAATTGAACGATGACGGTTTTGATGTAAAGGCCATCCTTTCCCCTACGGTTCCAGAGGGGAAGGAACGATTACGGTTTTGTCTTCATAGTTACAATTCGAAGGAGGAAATTGGGTTGGTCCTACAATTATTGGCGAAGTATATTTAGAATATGGACGGGAAATTTTATCAATTGGCTTCTTTTGAATATGTGGCCGATGTCCAAATAATGAAAGGAAAATTGGAGTCCGAAGGTATTCCCGTATTTCTGCGTGATGAAAACACCTTGAATTCAGACCCACTGATAAGTAATGCCATTGGAGGTGTAAAATTACTGGTCTATACCCAAGACAAGGATAGGGCCTTGGAGATTTACAACGAGATAAGAGCGTACGCTTTGGATGAAAAAGGGAACCCAATTACGTGTCCAAACTGCAAAGCATCTAAATCTGAAGTATATTATAACAGGAAGGAGATTTTTTATAAACTTTTTCCTTTTTTTGAGAAAAGAAAATATAAGTGCCTAAATTGTGGCATGATAACTCGATAATCGAGATTGGATTAGTGAAGAGGTTTAAGGCTTTACTTAAAATAAAAGCTATATTGTAATACATGTCCCTTGTGCTTGTGCGGGAAGTGATCAAATTAATTAAACATGCAAAAGATTTTTGTTACTGGTATTTCTACGGGAGTAGGTAAAACGGTGGCTTCTGCAATTATAACAGAAGCCCTTCAGGCAGATTATTGGAAGCCCATACAGTCTGGGGATCTAGACCAAACGGATAGTGATACCGTAAAAAATCTTATTTCAAACGATAGAACTAATATATTGCCCAGTAGTTATGAGCTTACGGCTGCCATGAGTCCCCATGCCGCAGCGGAGATTGACGGGGTGAAAATAGACCGTTTCCATATTAACGAACCTACTACGGATAAGAATTTGGTGATCGAAGGGGCTGGAGGCCTCTTGGTTCCGCTAAATGATGAGGATACCATGTTCGACATCATTATGCCGGAATATAAAGTAGTAGTGGTTTCCAAGCACTATTTGGGAAGTATCAACCATACCTTGCTGACCATTGGTTGGTTACAAAACAAGGGCTATGATGTCTCGGTATTGTTTAACGGAAAGGAAAATCCCCAAACGGAAAGGATCATATTACATAAAACAGGGGTTCCCCTAATTGGAAGAATTGATGAGGAGCCAAGGTTGGACAAAACCGTTGTGGCACGCTATGCCGGGGAGTTCAAGCATCTATTGGAGAGCCTATAAGATTGTTCATAGTTTTTGGTTTTTGGTTGTTCGTTAATGGTTCTAGTTCAACAACTATCCCACTAACTCATTATTCCACTATCTCACTTTTTCACCAGTCCACCAATTCCTTTTTTGTTGCTGGTTTTTTGTTGTCAGTTTCTAATTTTGCTAATTGCTAACCGCTAATTGTACTCTTTTCTCTGAAGTATCTCGGCCTTTTCTACCGTGGCCGAAACTCTATAGTGCATGGCTAAATAAGCGTCAATATATTCGTTTTCCTCTTTCTCATCCCTGTCAAATATTAGCCTGCCCTTTCTTACCACCACGGTTTTGGGTTTGATTACTTCCATAATATACCGCAGTTCCTCCAGTGAGTTTTTCCTAGGGTTATCAAAAAACGGATAAAGTTCGTCCCTGCATATATTACTAGGGTGTGTAGCGGCTAAAGTTGGGGGCAATACTCCTAGGTTCCAATATCCTATGTGGTACCCTAAAAACAATATGTTATCGGTTTTTAATTTTTGTTCCGTAATGTATTTTGGAACCGAAAACCCTTCTCCATTATAAAATGTGCCCCTTTCAAACTTGTTTTTGATAATATTGAAATATTCCAAATAACTTTCCGTTGGAATCAGAAATAGCAATAGGAGAAAAAACCTGGGTATTTTTACTTTAAACCGATAGTATAATTGGTGAAGGAACATACTAAGGAATATTACTAACATGGGATGTATTTGAATCAAATAATGTCCATTTATCCTACCTCCCTTAAAAAAAGATGCAAGAACACCACAAATGGCCACAAACAATAGGATGGAAGTTCTGTCCTTAAACGAGATGACATCCCTTTTCCAACAATAAAATAGGAAGGCGCCAATTACAATAAAAGTGGGTGCCAATTTAAAAAAGGAAAACCTTCTTGCCTCGCTATATTCCAAAGGCGCTAGAACCACGGACTTCCACCAAACTTCAAATTGGTTGTTAAGGTAATAGGGAAGAATCGTCAAAATAACTATGAGTATAGTTCCAAGACCAAAAGCAAGAACCCCCCAAAAGGTGACAGTTTTTTGTTTGCTAAAAAGTTCAAGGACCAAATAAATACCCAAAAAGAGCACCGGATAGGCCATATTCAATTTTACCATAATCGCAATCCCCATACTTAGACCTGCCAAGAGTAACCAAAAGGGACCTTTATTTGAAAGAATCAAGTATAGCGAGGGTACAAAAAAAGCCATACATAGATGCTCTGACATGACCCCTTGTAAACTTCCAAATAAACTGAGCAGTACAACACAGAATATCCCGCTCCAAAGGGCAACCTGAAAGGAGGTTATTCTGGATGCAATTTTATAGGTAAAAAAAGCCGTAGAGGCAATAAGTAGGGCCCCAAAAAGCCTTATAGCGATAAAACTCTTTCCAAATACATAGATTATGGATGCAAAGAAGGCAAATGTTAAAGGGGGCTTAAGATCCCACAATTGAGTATACGGTAAATGTCCGTCCACCCATGATTGTCCTAAAAGAATAAAAGTACTTTCGTCCCGATCTATATAATCTCTAAAGAAAAAAGGAAACCGGATAAAGAATGTAATACCGGTAAGTAAAAGAAAAACGGCCCTATTATTTAATCGTGATTCTCCAAAAAGGCATTCCTTTAAGATACTAAGTTTCATCAACAGGTTTAACTTTATTTCCCATCTTTGCAAGATAGATAAATTGTGGATTCTTGAATTCTATGAAAGGGAAAAATCTATCGGAACGCGATCAAAAACACCTTTGGCATCCATTAACGCAACACAAAACGGCCGCTACTCCCGTGGGTATTGTCAAGGCTGAAGGCGCCTTGTTCTGGGACGAAGCCGGAAATTCCTATATTGACGGTATCGCCTCTTGGTACACGGCCATGTATGGTCACGGGAACGAAGCTATTACTAGGGCCCTCACTGAACAAATGAAGCAGTTGGACTTTGTCATGTTCAGTGGGTTTACCCATGAGCCTGCCGTAAAGCTTTCCGAGGAGCTGATGGCTTTATTACCTCGAAACCAAGCCAAGATTTTTTTCAACGATAATGGTTCCACAGCGGTGGAGGCCGCCATAAAAATGGCCTTACAATACCATTATAATCAACATGACAAAAGGGATACATTGATTGCTTTCGAGGATGGCTTTCATGGCGACACCTTTGGGGCGATGAGTGCCTCCGGACTGTCGGTCTACAATGGTCCTTTTGAAGATTTTTTACTAAAAGTAGAAAGGATTCCCGTTCCTCAAAGGGAAAATATGGAGGAAGTGCTTTCCCAACTGAATTCCATCCTATCGGGCAATAAATGTGCTGCCTTTGTATTCGAACCTTTGGTACAGGGTGCCGCAGGTATGAAGTTCCATTCCGCCGAAGGCCTGGACCTGCTCATCCAAAAGTGCCAGGAAAACGGTGTTCTTTGTATAGCCGATGAGGTCATGACAGGTTTTGGAAAGACCGGTAAGAACTTCGCCTCGGAAAACCTACTACATCAACCCGATATCCTCTGCCTAAGCAAGGCCTTGACTGCCGGGATGTTTCCCCTGAGTATTACAAGTTGTACCCAAGAGGTCTTCAATGCCTTTTTGAGCGAGGAAGTCTCCAAAGGCTTTTTCCATGCCCATACCTATAGTGCTCATCCCTTAGGTTGTGCCGCTGCCCTTGCGGGACTCCAACTGCTGAATTCGCCAGAAATTTTGGAACGAAGGAGCTACATTGCTTCGGCACATAAAACGTTTGTTTCCAAGATTTCGAACCATCCAAAAGTTAGTAATGCCCGTTCCATTGGGGTGATTTTGGCCATCGATTTGAAGGTTGAAACGGAACGATATGGCAATCTACGTGACCGATTATATAATTTTTTCATGGTCCGTGGCGTCCTTTTAAGGCCATTAGGAAATACAATCTATGCGTTACCGCCCTATATAATTTCCAATGCGCAGCTACAGCGGATACATGACGCGATTAACGAACTTTTGGATAGTTTATAGTATGGAATTGCCAACCGACAAAATATCCATTACCGCAATAGCCTCTATCTCTCCGTTGGGTGTGACTTTGGAGGAAATCTGGGAGAATTATCAAAACACTGATCATTGTTTAACGCTCCAAGAGATAGATAAAGAATCTGTATGGACAGGTAGGTTAAGCCAAAATCTTCAACAGAAAATAACGGATTTAAAGGAATCTGATTCTAAATACCAACATTTGGACCATAGTGTCCTATATGCTTTGTTCACGGCAAGGAATGCCGTTCACAGGGCGGGTTGGAAGTCATTGGAAAGGAGCGATAAAAATTTCGGTATCAACATTGGATCTTCTAGGGGAGCCACCGGTCTCTTCGAGCACTTCCATGAAGACTATTTAAAGCATAATAGAACACCTTCCCTTACTTCGCCCACCACCACTTTGGGGAATATATCCTCTTGGGTGGCCCATGACCTAGGTACTGACGGACCCGAGTTTTCACATTCCATTACCTGTTCCACTGCTTTACATGCCTTGTTAAATGGTGTTGCTTGGATTCGAAGTGGTATGGCCGATAAGTTTTTGGTAGGAGGTAGTGAAGCTCCTTTGACACCCTTCACCATCTCACAGATGAAAGCTTTGAAAATTTATGCGTCTTCGGTCGATTCTGAAAATTCCTTCGTAGCTGAGCGTAGTCGAAGTTATCCTTGTAGGGCGCTCGATTTGGACAAAAAAAGGAATACCATGGTATTGGGAGAAGGAGCCTCCGTGGCCTGTTTGGAAAAGGGTATTCCACATGGGGCTTTGGCGGTTATCGAAGGAATTGGCTATGCAACGGAGCTTTTGGAACACAACGTATCCATTTCTGCCGATGCACGGTGTTTTCAAAAATCCATGGCTATGGCCTTGGAAAATACTCCCAAAGAAGAGGTCGATGTCATAGTAATGCATGCCCCGGGAACCCTAAAAGGGGATATTTCTGAATGTAACGCGATTAAAAAGATATTTTATAACGATCTTCCTTTTCTAACTACCAATAAATGGAAAATAGGACACACTTTTGGGGCTTCGGGAATGTTGAATATTGAGATGGCCATTTTAATGTTGAGGTATCAAAAGGCTATTCAAGTTCCTTTTTA
This genomic interval carries:
- a CDS encoding beta-ketoacyl synthase N-terminal-like domain-containing protein → MELPTDKISITAIASISPLGVTLEEIWENYQNTDHCLTLQEIDKESVWTGRLSQNLQQKITDLKESDSKYQHLDHSVLYALFTARNAVHRAGWKSLERSDKNFGINIGSSRGATGLFEHFHEDYLKHNRTPSLTSPTTTLGNISSWVAHDLGTDGPEFSHSITCSTALHALLNGVAWIRSGMADKFLVGGSEAPLTPFTISQMKALKIYASSVDSENSFVAERSRSYPCRALDLDKKRNTMVLGEGASVACLEKGIPHGALAVIEGIGYATELLEHNVSISADARCFQKSMAMALENTPKEEVDVIVMHAPGTLKGDISECNAIKKIFYNDLPFLTTNKWKIGHTFGASGMLNIEMAILMLRYQKAIQVPFYKNTAEPKNIKKVLVNAVGFGGNAVSVLLAKV